A stretch of the Rosa rugosa chromosome 5, drRosRugo1.1, whole genome shotgun sequence genome encodes the following:
- the LOC133708315 gene encoding uncharacterized protein LOC133708315, whose translation MTSEIRGTSGQQFRKDATTHVPSDRSGADRDVDNICVQTGEEFSTEFLQDRIAQRRLAPVVTGIEQHQSKRVGFNLNQNNPQLVNEDLNGILGLRRLDSDGSSEFSDFVTAATGYVPDLEKNVFPSSNVSRQYGGLRRQLSGKFAEEVNRDWVIPRSNTPPFYVGESPQSYSPYGQGFFEGSFSFKMKFLCSFGGRILPRPNDGKLRYVGGDTRILSIHKSTNLEELMKKTLAICNHPHTIKYQLPGEELDALVSVCSDEDLHHMIEEYHDLERTEGSQRLRLFLVPLNEPESPSSIEGRVTHPMGPDSQYVFAVNGMLDRSPRKSSSGQSLTSQTSHFGNASDYSHRDASTSAFTLENKDVSLSSSNLSGTSSKHARQFLGTLQIPQKSFIPSPPLSPVQLQHRDPKNSNVQLHLDQPYCHGNGGIALSDVDAVGYINNIDHGPPLMNYLQHNKNLAETYLTKKPLNRSASEDFVPSAQYGQGGMNFERHMPLRKPLIHSDKSVSHPKDILDLLLPTGNIDASHQKIMHVLSDSWLHEHLEMSLEGENVSVPLNLIREGSPSLEMPSSSQEREAQLVDQKNKMVTHSNQFNISTPHHCKEEEGLEVFNHYTNDTSADKKWKHFEGNVEVTSNDAVMEFKNLLNMNYLKDAVDPQEYKLDTTSQCSHRIQNGTNDQQCTTTISGQSISRPHGLLTVASQEFLISSPQMPTSSASDREYSLHDNYPEYVVEKVGSGRHSFENLKCEDVRPVQSQPLDNHNDNKVTKSVVIVEDLTNSTPPGIPASKAVYRVSHIEDETSDECSSPTETEISAAPESERKGVTADGKDRHETISDAAIAEMEAGIYGLQIIKNADLEELQELGSGTFGTVYHGKWRGTDVAIKRIKKSCFSDRSSEQERLTKDFWREAKILSTLHHPNVVALYGVVPDGPGGTLATVAEFMVNGSLRHVLVRKDRVLDRRKRLIILMDTAFGMEYLHLKNIVHFDLKCDNLLVNLRDPERPICKVADFGLSRIKRNTLVSGGVRGTLPWMAPELLNGSSSRVSEKVDVFSFGIVMWEILTGEEPYANMHCGAIIGGIVNNTLRPPIPKRCDSEWKKLMEECWSPDPSDRPSFTDITHRLRDMSTALQKKRSNVASR comes from the exons ATGACTAGTGAGATTCGTGGTACTTCTGGACAACAGTTCCGCAAAGATGCAACAACTCATGTGCCAAGTGACAGAAGTGGTGCAGATAGAGATGTAGATAATATTTGTGTACAGACGGGCGAGGAATTCTCAACGGAGTTTCTGCAGGATCGTATAGCACAAAGAAGATTAGCCCCAGTAGTGACTGGTATTGAGCAGCACCAGTCGAAAAGAGTGGGATTTAATTTAAATCAAAACAATCCGCAGCTCGTTAATGAGGATCTAAATGGAATTCTTGGACTAAGGAGATTAGATTCTGATGGAAGTTcagaattttcagattttgttaCAGCTGCTACAGGTTATGTGCCTGATTTAGAGAAGAATGTTTTTCCTAGTAGTAACGTCAGCAGACAGTATGGTGGTCTTCGAAGACAACTATCAGGTAAGTTTGCGGAAGAAGTTAATCGTGATTGGGTTATTCCTAGATCAAATACTCCACCTTTTTATGTTGGTGAATCCCCTCAGTCATATAGTCCATATGGTCAAGGATTTTTTGAAGGCTCTTTCTCTTTCAAAATGAAGTTTCTTTGCAGTTTTGGGGGGAGAATATTACCTAGGCCAAATGATGGGAAGCTCAGATATGTTGGTGGAGATACTCGGATTTTATCTATTCACAAAAGCACCAATTTGGAGGAACTAATGAAGAAGACATTGGCAATTTGTAACCACCCCCATACTATCAAGTACCAACTTCCTGGTGAGGAGCTTGATGCACTTGTATCTGTTTGTTCTGATGAGGACCTCCATCACATGATAGAGGAATATCATGATCTGGAAAGAACTGAAGGTTCTCAAAGATTGCGGCTCTTTCTTGTACCTTTAAATGAACCAGAGAGCCCTAGTTCTATTGAAGGCAGGGTCACACATCCAATGGGGCCTGACAGCCAATATGTCTTTGCTGTTAATGGCATGCTAGACAGAAGCCCTCGGAAAAGCTCCAGCGGTCAGAGTTTGACAAGTCAGACTAGTCACTTTGGGAATGCCTCAGATTATAGTCATAGAGACGCTTCCACATCTGCATTTACTTTAGAGAACAAGGACGTTAGTCTAAGTTCCTCAAATCTGTCGGGGACAAGTAGTAAACATGCTCGCCAGTTCTTAGGTACTCTTCAGATCCCACAGAAGTCTTTTATTCCATCCCCTCCACTATCTCCTGTTCAACTTCAACACAGGGACCCCAAAAATTCTAATGTGCAGCTACATTTGGATCAACCATATTGTCATGGTAATGGAGGCATTGCTCTCTCTGATGTTGATGCTGTGGGCTATATCAATAATATTGATCATGGTCCTCCATTGATGAATTACCTTCAGCACAACAAAAATTTGGCTGAGACCTACCTGACTAAAAAACCCCTCAATCGTAGCGCAAGTGAAGATTTTGTGCCTTCTGCCCAGTATGGTCAAGGTGGCATGAACTTTGAGAGACACATGCCTCTTAGAAAGCCCTTGATCCATTCTGACAAGTCTGTCTCTCATCCTAAAGATATACTGGATTTATTGTTACCGACTGGTAATATAGATGCCTCCCATCAAAAAATAATGCATGTACTTTCTGACTCTTGGTTGCACGAGCATCTCGAAATGTCCTTGGAAGGAGAAAATGTCTCAGTGCCATTGAATTTGATCAGAGAAGGATCACCTTCACTGGAGATGCCAAGTTCCTCGCAAGAACGAGAGGCTCAGCTGGTTGACCAGAAAAACAAAATGGTTACACATAGTAATCAATTTAATATCAGCACACCTCACCATTGCAAGGAGGAAGAAGGTCTGGAGGTGTTCAACCATTACACGAATGACACTTCTGCTGATAAAAAATGGAAGCACTTCGAAGGAAATGTTGAAGTTACTTCAAATGATGCTGTCATGGAATTTAAGAACTTACTAAATATGAACTACCTTAAAGATGCAGTGGACCCCCAAGAGTACAAATTAGACACAACTTCTCAGTGTTCTCATAGGATTCAAAATGGTACAAATGATCAGCAGTGTACTACAACAATTAGTGGTCAATCAATTTCCCGGCCCCATGGATTACTAACTGTTGCATCTCAAGAATTCTTAATCTCAAGCCCT CAAATGCCTACAAGTTCTGCTTCAGATAGAGAATATTCTCTGCATGATAATTATCCCGAGTATGTGGTTGAAAAGGTGGGTTCTGGCAGACACTCTTTCGAGAATCTGAAATGTGAAGATGTTCGCCCTGTCCAGTCACAGCCCTTAGATAATCATAATGACAATAAGGTGACAAAATCAGTGGTTATTGTTGAAGACTTAACTAATAGCACACCACCTGGAATTCCCGCTTCTAAAGCGGTCTATCGTGTCTCCCATATAGAAGATGAGACCAGTGATGAATGTTCATCACCTACAGAGACAGAGATAAGTGCAGCTCCAGAGTCTGAGAGAAAG ggTGTGACTGCAGATGGCAAAGATAGGCATGAAACTATTAGTGATGCTGCAATAGCCGAAATGGAAGCAGGCATCTATGGTTTGCAG ATCATAAAAAATGCTGATCTTGAAGAACTGCAGGAGTTGGGATCTGGTACATTTGGAACTGTCTACCATGGGAAGTGGAGAGGAACAGATGTTGCTATTAAGAGAATAAAAAAGAGTTGTTTTTCTGACAGATCATCAGAGCAAGAGCGGCTG ACTAAGGACTTCTGGAGAGAGGCAAAGATTCTTTCCACCCTTCACCATCCAAATGTAGTAGCACTTTATGGAGTAGTACCTGATGGCCCTGGAGGAACATTGGCAACTGTAGCTGAATTTATGGTGAATGGATCATTGAGGCATGTCCTAGTTAGGAAGGACAG AGTACTTGACCGCCGAAAGAGGCTCATAATCTTGATGGACACAGCTTTTGGCATGGAGTATTTGCATTTGAAAAATATTGTTCACTTTGATTTGAAGTGTGACAATTTGCTTGTCAATTTGAGGGATCCTGAAAGACCCATATGTAAG GTTGCTGAttttgggctgtctagaattaAACGCAACACACTAGTATCTGGTGGTGTGCGAGGAACCCTTCCATGGATGGCACCAGAATTATTAAATGGTAGTAGTAGCCGTGTCTCTGAGAAG GTTGATGTGTTCTCATTTGGTATTGTAATGTGGGAGATCTTGACTGGGGAGGAACCGTATGCGAACATGCATTGTGGTGCTATCATAG GGGGAATTGTAAATAATACACTAAGGCCTCCTATTCCAAAGCGCTGCGACTCGGAGTGGAAAAAGTTAATGGAAGAGTGCTGGTCACCGGATCCTTCTGATCGGCCATCATTCACAGATATAACACATAGGCTACGTGATATGTCAACTGCACTCCAGAAGAAGCGGTCTAATGTTGCAAGTAGATGA
- the LOC133710021 gene encoding probable voltage-gated potassium channel subunit beta codes for MTSSNMIYNNLGRSGLKVSQLSYGAWVSFGNQLDVKEAKSLLQCCRDHGVNFFDNAEVYASGRAEEIMGQAIRELGWKRSDIVVSTKIFWGGPGPNDKGLSRKHVVEGTKASLKRLDMEYVDLIYCHRPDSTTPIEETVRAMNYVIDKGWAFYWGTSEWSAQQITEAWGIADKLDLVGPIVEQPEYNLLSRHKVESEFLPLYSNYGLGLTTWSPLASGVLTGKYNKGNIPPDSRFALENYKNLASRSLVDDVLKKVNGLKPIADELGVPLAQLAIAWCAANPNVSSVITGATKESQIQENMKAIDVIPLLTPTVMEKIENVVQSRPKRPESYR; via the exons ATGACGTCATCAAACATGATTTACAACAACCTGGGCCGGTCGGGGCTGAAGGTGAGCCAGCTGTCGTACGGCGCGTGGGTGAGCTTCGGGAACCAGCTGGACGTGAAGGAGGCGAAGTCGCTGCTCCAGTGCTGCCGCGACCACGGCGTCAACTTCTTCGACAACGCGGAGGTCTACGCGAGCGGCCGGGCCGAGGAGATCATGGGCCAGGCCATACGCGAGCTGGGCTGGAAGCGCTCCGACATCGTCGTCTCCACCAAGATCTTCTGGGGCGGGCCCGGCCCAAACGACAAGGGCCTCTCCCGGAAGCACGTCGTCGAGGGCACCAAGGCGTCCCTCAAGAGGCTCGATATGGAGTACGTGGACCTCATCTACTGTCACCGGCCGGACTCCACCACGCCGATCGAGGAGACGGTCAGGGCTATGAATTATGTGATTGATAAGGGCTGGGCTTTTTATTGGGGCACCAGTGAGTGGTCGGCCCAGCAGATCACCGAGGCTTGGGGGATTGCTGACAAGTTGGATTTGGTTGGGCCGATTGTGGAGCAGCCGGAGTATAACTTGTTGTCCAGGCACAAG GTTGAGTCTGAGTTCCTCCCATTATACAGCAACTATGGCCTGGGTCTTACCACCTGGAGCCCACTTGCTTCTGGTGTGCTCACCGGAAAATATAACAAGGGAAATATACCACCTGATAGCCGATTTGCATTGGAGAACTACAAA AATCTAGCCAGTAGGTCACTGGTTGATGACGTGCTGAAGAAGGTTAATGGTCTGAAGCCAATTGCAGATGAGTTAGGTGTGCCTCTAGCTCAACTTGCAATTGCCTGGTGCGCTGCTAATCCTAATGTGTCATCAGTTATTACTGGTGCTACAAAGGAATCCCAG ATCCAGGAGAACATGAAAGCAATTGATGTGATCCCTCTTTTAACTCCTACTGTGATGGAGAAGATTGAGAATGTTGTTCAAAGCAGGCCGAAGCGTCCAGAATCATATAGGTGA
- the LOC133711753 gene encoding uncharacterized protein LOC133711753 — protein sequence MGEVTKSDIEALTAAFTAAINSMNNQIGEIRGLLGERNNNNNNNNNRRRDGEGGQRVRAPRGEVVDNTSESEPEEEILQQEQHGQADQDYKLQVDRFFEIMEVPEHKQVKHVAWRLKSTAAVWWDKLQNTRKKQRKQGVRTWRRMKQLMMERFLPDDYEQILYRLYIECVQGTRTVADYTAEFLRYSERNELGETEGQKVARYISGLKPSIQERIGLQTVHTMAEVTNLALKAELLEKPSRASSFQRYNYQRSADLVNASTAKGTTTLQRAENAFKASNPPFKGAGSSNNSSGVQNRAPNQRINNPYARPTGDVCYRCNKPGHRSNVCPERRQTALIDDYDEDEEEVRRDGDYDGAEFAEEESPEKVNIVLQRVLLCPKEEGQRRNIFRSLCSINNKVCNLIVDNGSCENFVAKKLVEYLQLPAQPHEAPYSLGWVKKGPQVRVVESCKVPVSIGKHYKDEVLCDIIDMDACHILFGRPWQYDVDITYKGRDNVMLFMWNNHKIAMAPVCQFEKSDVKKGESFLTLSSSELEMERTFKESEVFCPVVIPKEVQDMLGDFEELISDELPNELPPMRDIQHQIDLVPGASLPNLPHYRMSPKENEILREQIEDLLKKGFIRESMSPCAVPVLLVPKKGNQWRMCVDSRAINKITVKYRFPIPRLEDMLDELEGSKVFTKIDLRSGYHQIRIKPGDEWKTAFKSKDGLYEWMVMPFGLSNAPSTFMRLMNQVLRPFTGSFVVVYFDDILIYSRTKEEHLVHLKQVLEALQENKLYINLKKCTFCTSKLLFLGFVVGEEGIQVDEEKVRAIREWPAPKSVSEVRSFHGLATFYRRFVKNFSTITAPITECLKKGKFQWGEEQEKSFALIKEKLCTAPVLALPNFDKIFEVECDASGVGVGAVLSQEKKPVAFFSEKLSEARQKWSTYDQEFYAVFRSLRQWEHYLIQREFVLFTDHQALKYLNSQKTVNKMYARWLYEEDVDFKEIWAKCSNNYTVADFYENEGYLFKGNRLCIPSSSLREKLIRDLHGGGLSGHLGRDKTLASLEERYFWPQLKKDAGTIVRKCYTCQDLAMDFVLGLPRTQRGVDSVFVVVDRFSKMVHFIAWKWFVCMEYPSPLHLTETPSSLAISGLLCGGCLAHL from the exons ATGGGTGAAGTTACGAAATCTGATATTGAAGCTCTTACAGCAGCGTTTACCGCTGCCATCAATTCCATGAATAATCAGATTGGAGAAATTCGTGGATTGTTGGGTgagaggaacaacaacaacaacaacaacaataatcggCGTAGAGATGGGGAAGGAGGCCAGCGAGTTAGGGCTCCACGTGGTGAAGTTGTTGACAATACATCAGAATCTGAGCCTGAAGAAGAAATTTTACAACAAGAGCAACATGGACAAGCTGACCaggattacaaa CTTCAGGTGGACAGATTCTTTGAGATTATGGAAGTGCCTGAACACAAGCAAGTTAAGCATGTTGCCTGGAGATTGAAGAGTACTGCTGCAGTATGGTGGGATAAGTTGCAGAACACTCGAAAGAAACAGAGGAAGCAGGGTGTTAGAACATGGCGAAGAATGAAGCAGTTGATGATGGAGAGGTTCTTGCCAGATGATTATGAGCAGATTCTATATAGGCTGTATATTGAATGTGTCCAAGGAACTAGGACGGTGGCTGATTATACGGCTGAATTCTTACGCTATTCAGAGCGTAATGAATTGGGAGAAACTGAAGGCCAGAAGGTGGCTCGCTATATCAGTGGGTTGAAGCCTTCCATTCAGGAGAGAATTGGGTTGCAAACTGTTCATACTATGGCCGAAGTGACAAACCTAGCATTGAAAGCAGAGTTGTTGGAGAAACCTTCacgagcttcttctttccagaggtATAACTACCAAAGGAGTGCAGATTTGGTTAATGCTTCCACTGCCAAGGGTACAACTACGCTGCAGAGAGCAGAAAACGCCTTTAAAGCTTCTAATCCTCCTTTTAAAGGCGCGGGCAGTTCTAACAATTCTAGTGGTGTTCAAAATAGAGCCCCGAATCAGAGGATCAATAATCCTTATGCTAGACCTACAGGAGATGTCTGTTATCGATGCAACAAGCCTGGGCATAGATCTAACGTGTGTCCTGAGAGGAGACAAACTGCCCTTATAGATGAttatgatgaggatgaagaagaagttagGAGGGATGGCGATTATGATGGAGCTGAGTTTGCGGAGGAGGAATCCCCTGAGAAGGTTAACATTGTGTTGCAGCGGGTTCTACTATGTCCTAAAGAAGAGGGGCAGCGGCGCAATATTTTCAGGTCACTTTGTTCCATTAATAACAAAGTGTGTAATTTAATTGTGGATAATGGGAGCTGCGAAAATTTTGTAGCCAAGAAACTGGTGGAGTATTTGCAGTTACCGGCGCAGCCTCATGAGGCACCTTATTCCCTCGGGTGGGTGAAGAAAGGTCCACAAGTTCGAGTTGTTGAATCCTGCAAAGTGCCGGTATCCATTGgtaagcattataaagatgaagtTTTGTGCGACattattgatatggatgcttgtcatatTTTGTTTGGCCGACCTTGGCAATATGATGTGGATATTACTTATAAAGGCAGGGACAATGTGATGTTGTTTATGTGGAATAACCATAAAATTGCTATGGCTCCTGTGTGTCAATTTGAGAAATCTGATGTGAAGAAAGGGGAGAGTTTTCTGACCTTATCTAGCAGTGAACTTGAGATGGAGAGGACCTTTAAAGAATCTGAGGTTTTCTGTCCAGTGGTGATTCCCAAAGAAGTACAGGACATGTTGGGAGATTTTGAAGAGTTGATCTCGGATGAGTTACCCAACGAGCTGCCACCTATGAGAGACATTCAACATCAGATTGATTTGGTGCCTGGAGCTAGCTTGCCCAATCTGCCACATTACCGAATGAGTCCCAAGGAGAATGAGATTTTGAGAGAGCAGATTGAAGACTTGTTGAAAAAAGGGTTCATTCGAGAGAGTATGAGTCCTTGTGCAGTTCCAGTCCTCCTTGTTCCTAAGAAGGGCAAtcaatggcggatgtgtgttgatagcAGGGCCATTAACAAGATAACTGTGAAGTACAGGTTTCCTATTCCTCGTTTGGAAGACATGCTTGATGAGCTAGAAGGTTCCAAAGTGTTTACCAAGATAGACCTTCGAAgtggatatcaccagattcgaATCAAGCCAGGGGATGAATGGAAGACAGCTTTTAAGAGCAAGGATGGCTTGTACGAGTGGATGGTTATGCCATTCGGGTTGTCTAATGCACCCAGCACTTTTATGAGGCTTATGAACCAGGTTCTTCGCCCTTTTACAGGTTCCTTTGTAGTAGTGTATTTTGATGATATACTGATCTATAGCAggaccaaagaagaacatcTGGTGCATTTGAAGCAGGTTTTGGAAGCTTTACAGGAGAATAAACTGTACATCAACTTGAAAAAATGTACATTCTGCACCAgcaagttattatttctgggatttgtggttggagaagaaggcattCAGGTTGACGAAGAAAAGGTACGAGCAATAAGAGAATGGCCAGCTCCAAAATCAGTTTCTGAAGTGCGGAGTTTTCATGGTTTAGCTACTTTCTAcagaagatttgtgaagaatttcAGTACCATTACTGCCCCTATTACTGAATGTTTGAAGAAAGGCAAATTCCAATGGGGAGAGGAACAAGAGAAAAGTTTTGCTTTAATCAAGGAGAAACTTTGTACTGCACCAGTTCTTGCTCTTCCTAATTTTGACAAGATATTCGAGGTTGAATGTGATGCTAGTGGCGTGGGAGTAGGTGCTGTGCTGTCACAAGAGAAGAAACCAGTAGCATTCTTTAGTGAAAAGCTGAGTGAAGCTCGTCAGAAGTGGAGTACTTATGACCAAGAATTTTATGCAGTGTTCCGGTCATTGAGGCAATGGGAGCACTACCTGATTCAGAGGGAATTCGTACTGTTCACCGATCACCAAGCCTTGAAGTACCTCAATAGCCAGAAAACTGTGAATAAAATGTATGCAAGGTGG TTGTATGAGGAAGATGTTGATTTCAAAGAAATTTGGGCCAAGTGCAGCAATAACTATACAGTCGCAGATTTTTATGAGAATGAAGGATATTTATTCAAGGGCAACAGACTTTGTATCCCTAGTTCTTCATTGAGGGAAAAACTGATCAGAGATCTGCATGGAGGAGGATTGAGTGGGCACTTGGGCAGAGACAAGACTCTTGCTAGTCTTGAGGAGCGGTATTTCTGGCCACAGTTGAAGAAGGATGCAGGAACTATTGTGAGAAAGTGCTACACCTGCCAG GACCTTGCTATGGATTTTGTGTTGGGCTTACCCCGTACCCAAAGGGGAGTGGATTCAGTGTTTGTGGTAGTTGACAGGTTCTCTAAGATGGTGCATTTCATCGCAT GGAAGTGGTTCGTTTGCATGGAGTACCCAAGTCCATTACATCTGACAGAGACACCAAGTTCCTTAGCCATTTCTGGATTACTTTGTGGAGGATGTTTGGCACATCTTTGA